Proteins from one Elgaria multicarinata webbii isolate HBS135686 ecotype San Diego chromosome 3, rElgMul1.1.pri, whole genome shotgun sequence genomic window:
- the TUBB gene encoding tubulin beta chain has product MREIVHIQAGQCGNQIGAKFWEVISDEHGIDPTGTYHGDSDLQLDRISVYYNEATGGKYVPRAILVDLEPGTMDSVRSGPFGQIFRPDNFVFGQSGAGNNWAKGHYTEGAELVDSVLDVVRKEAESCDCLQGFQLTHSLGGGTGSGMGTLLISKIREEYPDRIMNTFSVVPSPKVSDTVVEPYNATLSVHQLVENTDETYCIDNEALYDICFRTLKLTTPTYGDLNHLVSATMSGVTTCLRFPGQLNADLRKLAVNMVPFPRLHFFMPGFAPLTSRGSQQYRALTVPELTQQVFDAKNMMAACDPRHGRYLTVAAVFRGRMSMKEVDEQMLNVQNKNSSYFVEWIPNNVKTAVCDIPPRGLKMAVTFIGNSTAIQELFKRISEQFTAMFRRKAFLHWYTGEGMDEMEFTEAESNMNDLVSEYQQYQDATAEEEEDFGEEAEEEA; this is encoded by the exons TTCTGGGAAGTGATCAGTGATGAACATGGAATTGACCCCACTGGAACCTACCATGGAGACAGCGACCTGCAGCTTGACCGCATCAGTGTTTACTATAATGAGGCCACTG GTGGCAAATACGTCCCTCGTGCTATCTTGGTCGATTTGGAGCCCGGAACTATGGACTCAGTAAGGTCTGGGCCTTTTGGCCAGATCTTCCGACCAGACAACTTTGTATTTG GCCAGAGTGGAGCTGGTAACAACTGGGCTAAAGGTCACTATACAGAAGGTGCTGAGCTGGTGGATTCAGTCCTGGATgtagtgaggaaggaagcagagaGCTGTGACTGTCTGCAGGGTTTCCAGCTGACCCACTCCCTGGGTGGTGGAACCGGCTCCGGGATGGGCACCTTACTGATCAGCAAGATCCGCGAGGAGTACCCTGACCGCATCATGAacaccttcagtgtggtgccatCACCCAAGGTCTCCGATACAGTAGTGGAACCGTACAACGCCACCCTCTCAGTGCACCAGCTGGTGGAGAACACGGACGAGACCTACTGCATTGACAATGAGGCCCTCTATGACATCTGCTTCCGTACCCTCAAGCTCACCACTCCCACCTATGGCGACCTGAACCACCTGGTCTCGGCCACCATGAGCGGCGTCACCACTTGCCTCCGCTTTCCCGGACAGCTGAACGCCGACCTTCGCAAGCTGGCTGTCAACATGGTTCCCTTCCCCCGGCTCCACTTCTTCATGCCCGGCTTCGCCCCCTTGACCAGCCGTGGCAGCCAACAGTATCGGGCCCTGACAGTGCCAGAGCTGACGCAGCAAGTCTTCGACGCCAAGAACATGATGGCAGCCTGCGACCCCCGCCACGGGCGCTACCTGACTGTGGCAGCCGTCTTCCGGGGCCGTATGTCCATGAAAGAGGTGGATGAGCAGATGTTGAATGTGCAGAACAAGAACAGCAGCTACTTCGTCGAATGGATCCCCAACAACGTCAAGACGGCTGTGTGTGACATCCCTCCCCGGGGTTTGAAAATGGCAGTCACCTTCATTGGCAACAGCACAGCCATTCAAGAGCTCTTCAAGCGCATCTCCGAGCAGTTCACAGCCATGTTCCGCCGTAAGGCCTTCCTCCACTGGTACACAGGCGAGGGCATGGACGAGATGGAGTTCACAGAAGCAGAGAGCAACATGAACGACCTGGTCTCCGAATACCAGCAGTACCAGGATGCCACagccgaggaagaggaggatttcGGTGAGGAGGCTGAGGAAGAAGCGTGA